A stretch of the Pogoniulus pusillus isolate bPogPus1 chromosome 14, bPogPus1.pri, whole genome shotgun sequence genome encodes the following:
- the CCDC166 gene encoding coiled-coil domain-containing protein 166, translating to MNMASKMKLVKQDTMSAGKKKAGESSRNGNVSKGVSDMEEPAKERKLYLEKECKILTKYINTYMGKVEQLLQENRFLDKEAKQIQDESSTYLSYMTKHRQKCQNLIITLNDQNHSSLAQVWTQKEKLISHYAEKEEEVRSSLADVEAKYSLVDKELEDLEPFKDKVEQTKRIEELEKELLVTKIEHADEMHRVRSGFQQAEADCELEFEQKVQALTGGAEAAAMQALLQHVRQVRAENWHLRRELRRLIQHSAALQASRVELREQRQQLLRELRCLRDMAAARRG from the coding sequence ATGAATATGGCCTCcaagatgaagctggtgaaacaaGACACCATGAGTGCTGGGAAAAagaaggcaggagaaagcagcaggaatGGGAATGTATCCAAAGGAGTAAGTGACATGGAAGAACCTGCCAAAGAGAGGAAACTGTACCTAGAGAAGGAATGCAAGATTCTCACCAAATACATAAACACATACATGGGAAAAGTGGAACAGCTCCTGCAAGAAAATAGATTCCTGGATAAGGAAGCCAAACAGATTCAGGATGAGAGCAGCACTTACCTCTCCTACATGACAAAACACAGGCAGAAGTGCCAGAATCTGATAATAACACTAAATGACCAgaaccacagcagcctggctcaggTCTGGACACAGAAAGAGAAGCTCATCTCCCACTAcgcagaaaaagaggaggaggtaAGGAGCTCCCTGGCGGACGTGGAGGCAAAGTATTCTCTTGTGGACAAGGAGCTTGAAgacctggagcctttcaaagacAAGGTGGAACAGACCAAAAGGATCGAAGAGCTGGAGAAAGAGTTACTGGTCACAAAGATAGAGCACGCAGATGAAATGCACAGAGTCAGGAGTGGGTTCCAGCAGGCCGAGGCTGACTGTGAGCTGGAGTTTGAGCAGAAGGTGCAGGCTCTCACCGgcggagcagaggcagcagcgaTGCAGGCTCTCCTGCAGCACGTCAGGCAAGTGAGAGCAGAGAACTGGCATCTGCGCAGGGAGCTGCGCAGACTCATCCAGCACTCGGCGGCCCTCCAGGCAAGCCGAGTGGAGCTGAGagagcagcggcagcagctgctccgggAGCTGCGGTGCCTGCGGGACATGGCCGCGGCGCGGCGCGGCTGA